The sequence below is a genomic window from Lentimicrobium saccharophilum.
ATGACCTGCTGATGATCAGCGGTCGCAAGGCAGGATAAATACTTATTCTTATTCATACAAAAGCGATTTTCATTAACCCTTAAATTTGATCAACATGAATTCACTGAGAAACCGCGTACAACTGATTGGCCACCTGGGCGCCGATCCTGAAGTAAAAACCTTTGAAAATAACCGGAAGGTTGCCAGGTTATCATTGGCCACCAATGATGAGTATACTGACAAGGAAGGTCAGAAAGTAAAACAAACCCAGTGGCACCAGCTGGTAGTATGGGGAAGGCTGGCCGACACCTGTGAGAAATATCTTGCAAAAGGCAAGGAAGTCGCCATTGAAGGCAAACTGACTTACCGCACCTGGAACGACAAGGACGGGAAAAGCCACAACATTACCGAGATCATGGTAAATGAACTGCTTATGATGGGTGGTAAGGAGAAGAAATGATCCCGGTCCTTCATTGAATCTCATGGCTGTCAGCAAAACTGGCAGCTTTTTTTTGTGACCAATGGTTAAACATGCAGTCTATCGGTGAAATTTCCGGGTTTTGAGGGCAGGGAACTAATTTTTCAACAAGCTCCGGATCAGAAGCTCTTAACCGGAGCTGATAATTGTTGATAAATTTTGTAAAACATAGATATACAGTGATTTATATCCAGATTCTATTGTTACTTAATAATTGAAATTCCGTAGATCTTACGGGGTGTTTATGATTAAATTTACCTCAGAGATGAATATTTCTATGAAATTCAGCGCGATGATCACTTTGGCCGGAATCTTTCTGCTGGGTTGCAGGGCTCAGGACAGAACACCAACTGCAGTTGGAAGTGTTGACCTGGAAAAGTATGCCGGTTTGTGGTATGATATTGCATCATTTCCACAGCGTTTTCAAAAAGGATGCCACTGTACTGTTGCTGAGTATGGTTTAAATGCCGATGGAACTGTCAGTGTTACGAACCGTTGTCGCAAGGGAGGTTATCAGGAGAAGGAAAGCAGTGTGACAGGAAAGGCTTTCATAGTTAAGGGCAGCAACAATACCAAGCTCAGGGTTCAGTTTTTCTGGCCTTTTCGGGGAGATTACTGGATCGTGATGCTTGAACCCGGATACCGGTGGGCTGTGGTTTCTTCACCAAAGAAGGATTATTTATGGATTTTAAGCCGGACCCCTTCCATGGATGAGAATGAATACAACGCTATCGTTAACAAGCTCGCGACAGAGGGATACGATACCGGCAAACTGGTCCGAACGCTGCAGGAGTGCCAATAATTTTAACAGTAGAAAAACTCGTACTATGGCTAAAAAGAAACTTAAAGCAGATGAAGGAAACGGGAATCCGGAATCAAAAAAGAAAACCACTTCAAAAACCAGGCAGGCTAGAGTAATCAAACCATTTGAAACGATCCGCCCGGGAAAGAAGGGGATCAGCCATAAACCATCCGATGTACTTCCCATCTCTTTGAGTGATGTAAAACCTTTTCATGACGCGGGTGCTGCTGAAAAAAACGGGCAGGAGACGCCTCACAGGTCTGAATTTATTCAAATGGAAGAATTTCCGGCAAAACACGGCTCAACGGATTATTCCCCGGCACATAAGCCTGCCGTGAAGAAAGCCCCGGTGAAGACAACAAAGGTGAAACGTGACAGCAAAAAGAAAAAAATTTTCGTACTCGACACTTCAGTAATTCTGTATAATCACGACTCAATCAACAACTTTGAGGACAACGATGTTGCGATTCCCATTACGGTGCTTGAGGAACTTGATAATTTCAAAAAAGGGAACGATACCAAGAATTTTGAAGCAAGGGAGTTTATCCGGATCATCGACAGCCTTTCGGATAATGCCACCCTCACCGACTGGATTCCACTGGTAAAGTCAAAAGGGGGCATGTTCAAGGTGGTAATGAACGAGCGCAGCGACCTTGATGCCCGTCAGATTTTTGATGATAATAAGCCTGATCACCGTATCCTGAATGCAGCCCTGAGCCTGGTGCAGGAGTATCCCGACCGCAAAGTGATCCTGGTCAGCAAGGACATTAATCTCAGGCTGAAAGCCAAGTCGCTCAATCTTACGGCCGAGGATTTTCTTACCGGTAAAATTAAGGATGTTGAAGGACTATACACCGGCATTTCCACAATTAACAATCTCAGCAGCCGGATCATTGACAAACTCTATCAGAGCGGGTATTGCCTCCCGCGCGACATCGGGGTGAAAAATCCGGTTCCTAACCATTATTACATTCTACGTAATACGAACACTTCCGCCCTTGCATGCTATAATGCACTGACCAGGCGGATTGAACGGCTCGAGAAACGTTCTGCCTTCCGCATTACCCCGCGTAATGCCGAGCAGGTATTTGCCATGCACGCCATTCTTAACCCGGATGTGAAGCTGGTTACTTTGCAGGGCGTTGCAGGAACCGGTAAAACGCTCCTCGCCCTGGCTGCCGCGCTCGAACAAAAGAGGAATTTCAAGCAGGTATTCCTTGCCAGGCCTATTGTTCCGCTGAGCAACAAGGATATCGGATATCTGCCGGGCGATATCAAGTCAAAGATTAATCCCTACATGGAGCCGCTGTACGATAACCTGAAGTTTATCCAGAGCCAGTACAGTGAAAAGGACAAGGAGTATAAAAACATTACCGATTCTCTTGAGAATGAAAAGCTTGTTATTCAGCCGCTTGCCTATATCAGGGGAAGAAGTATTTCAAATGTCTGCTTTATCATTGATGAAGCCCAGAACCTGACGCCGCACGAGGTGAAGACCATCATTACCAGGGCGGGGCAGGGTACCAAGATTATCTTCACAGGGGATATCTACCAGATTGATACTCCTTACCTGGATGCGCAGAGTAATGGTCTTTCCTACCTGATAGACAAGGTAAAGCACCACTCCATTTATGCACATGTAAGGCTGGAAAAGGGAGAGCGTTCGGAACTGGCAAATCTGGCCAATGATCTGCTTTAGCAGGTTCAATAAATGACGTTGTATTCCGTCTGAACAAGTCCGGAAGAGAAGCCTTTAACCTGAAGGAGCTCCAGTTTCAATGGATATAATCCTTCCCTGAAAAGGGGGATTCCATTACCCAGGAGCACAGGAATTGTTGAAATACAGATGCTGTCGAGCAGACGACTGTTTAACAGTTCACCGATCATTTGCGGTCCTCCCTCAATCTGTATGTCCTTTCCGGCCAATGATTTCAGCTCTCTGATAAGTTGTGTCAGGTTTCCGCTGTAAAATACAACCGGTCCGGACTCCGGATTTCCGGAGGAAGATATCACATAAACCTGTTTTTCCTTAAACGGAGAAGTGACACCATCCGAACTGACTTTTTCCCAGGTGCTGCGGCCGATAACGACAGTATCGGTTTCGCCGGCGTAGGCTGCATAACCATAATCTTCCCCAGCCCGTTCCACCGTCTGCAGAAAGCTCAGGTCATGATCCGGTCCGGCAATGTATCCATCGAGGCTGGTGGCAACGAACAGCCTTACTTTACGGGGTTGCATATTTACTTTGTTTCGTAAACAACAGTAATTACGGTGTGTCCGACCACCCTCAGCGTTTCCCTGCTGATGTGGTTCATATCATCATTTACGGTATGCCACTGGTCAAAAAAGCCCTTTTCACGGTCGGGATCGTAATCGATGATATCGATGGTCGGAATCCGGATGATCTCATTGATGTAGAGGTGGTCGTCTGTGATGCCGCCGGTTTTACGGGTCAGGAAATAATTCTGGTATCCCAGGCGGTGGGCAGTATTCCATACCTTACGCATGATGTCGGGCGCGTAATACATCGAGGTTCCTTCCATGGTAAAAGCGGGACTGGCGGCGCCCACCATATCGAGCAATATGCCGAAACGGGCGGAATAGCCCGGCACATGTGGATTTCTGGCCCAATACTGTGATCCCAGCGCCCATGAGTCAGTATTATTCCCGGGCCCTTCTTCGTGGTCGCCGTAATCTTCGGCATCGAACAGCACAATATCAACACCGATCCCGGGATTATAAAGGCTCATTTGCCGGGCAATTTCAAGCAGCACACCTACGCCGCTTGCGCCGTCATTGGCTCCGGGGATGGGTTCACGGCGCCTTGATGGATCGGGATCATGATCGGCCCAGGGCCTGGAGTCCCAATGGGCGCATAGCAGCACCCTTGAACGGTTCTCCGGATTAAAGGAAGCTATGATGTTTCTGGCATCAAGCATGGTACCGTCAGAAGCCCTGAGCCTAGTTTGCTGCACAATCACTTCGGGTGTAAATCGTTTCAGCGTATTTTCAAGCCAGGCGGCACAGGCTTTATGGGCAGCGGTATTGGGCACCCTCGGTCCGAATGAGACCTGCTTTTCAACATAATGGTAGGCCGAATCGGCATTGAATTGAGGGACAAATACAGCAACAGGCTCTTTCCCTTTCACATCGGGTTCCGCCTTTTTATTTTTCCGGTCTCCGCATGAAATCAAAAGCAAAAGTATAATTCCAAAAATTATATGGTGGTGGATGTTAATTTTCATTTAAGTCTGGTTTAATCATCAGAAAATAGAAGAAGGTGTATTGAATTTGCTGCTGAAGACTGAATCTTTGGCCTTCCGTCTTTCTCTGGGAGAAGTTTCTGATGCCACTAGATTTTTATGCAGGGATTCAGGTTTACCGATGTATCCCACTGCAACCACAGTCATCGCTTCGTGTGTGTCAGGGATTCCGAATATGGTTTTGGCCAGCAACGGGTCAAATCCACCCATCTGATGCACATACAATCCTTCTTCCATAGCCTGAAAGGTAAGATGCGCCACAGCCTGACCGAGATCGTATTGGGCAGTCGGATTGATTTCACCCTTTTTACCGATTTTATTGGCAACAGCCACAAAAAGCAAAGGCGCGCTGGTGGCCCAGAGCAGGTTAAATTCAACCAGTGTTCCGGTAATTTGTTCATAGGTGTCGTCGCCCTTCAGCCCTACGATAAAATACCATGGCTGAATATTGGAAGCCGACGGTGCCCAGCGGGCGGCTTCGAAAAGGCTGCGGATCTTGTCCGGTTCAATAAACCGGTTGTTAAAAGCCCTTGGCGACCATCTCTCTTTTAATAAAGGATGAATCGGGAAGTCGTTTGAAGCAGTTTTTATATTCATTTTGTTTCGTTTGTCCTGATCGTTAATATTTGACAGATTAAAAATTTATCTCAGAAGGTAACCGTAAACACTGTTCCCTCTCCGGGGGATGATTTCACAGTGACCGTGCCTTTGTGCAGATGCATGATCTGGCGCGAAAGACTCAATCCGATCCCCGATCCGTCCTTTTTCGATGTGAAGAATGGCATAAAAATCTTATCGAGGATATCAGGTTTGATTCCATGTCCGTTGTCCGAAAAGTCAATACTTACCCTGCCGTTGCTGTTTGGTGAGGCTGTCACTGATATCCGGGGTTCCGTTTTTTCTTTTACGGCATCGATGGCGTTAAGCAACAGGTTGATAAATACCTGGTCGATAAGGTCCGGATCAGCGGTGATCATAAGGTCTTCGGGAAATACCCGGGGAACGCAGACAATGCCGAGTTTTTCCATTTTTGGTTTCAGCAGGGTATGGGCCCGGTCAAATAGCTCTTTTACAGCGAAATACCTGAAATTTGGCCGGGGTATACGAGTCAGGTTGCGGTAAGTTTCAACAAAATTAAGCAATCCTTCGCTCCGGCTCTGAATGGTAATCAGTGCCTGGTGGATGCTATCCAGATCGTCTTCGTCAAGCGTATGGATCTGCACGCTGTTTTCACTTTCATCCAGCAGCATTTCGCGCACTGTTGATGCCAGCGATGATATCGGTGTGATTGAATTCATGATTTCATGCGTGAGCACCCTGATCAGTTTCTGCCAGGATTCAATTTCTTTTTCTTCCAGTTCCGAACTGATGTTTTGTAAGGAAACCAGCAGAAATTCCTCCCCGCGCATCCTGAATTCAGTTGCATAAACCGATATCTGAAGAAGCTCATTGTCAACTACCAGTTTGATCAGTTGCCTGTCACCGGCATTCATGCTGAGCAGCATCTCAGGCAGGGATGATTTGATCACGCCCAGGTCTCTGATGTGTTTAAGGTTCGAGATTTTCAACAGACGCTTGATGGCATTGTTGAAGATATCCACCTTACCGTCTTTTCTGAAAGCAATGATACCGATGCTGACATGCTGAACCACCGTGAGCAGGTAATTGTAGTGCTCTTCTTTTTCGGCCCTGTTTTTCCGGAATTCACTGATAACTTCATTGAAAGCGCGGTTGAGACCTTCGAAACTTCTTCCCAGGTCTCTGTCGAAGAAGGAAGTGCTGAAATCGGAATGCCTGATGCTTTCAAGGAATTGGGTAAGTTTCCGGTTGGTACGTTCAATATACCGGATAAGCACAGCGACCTGAATTACAGCCAGTAATCCGGTAATCAGTGCCGTTACTTCCTGTTGTTCATTGCGTGAAAGGATTACCAGCAACAAGAGGTTGGCTGTAATCAGCAATACCCTGACAATGACATTAATCCGGAATTTTTTAAAGCCCATGTTTCTCTATTCTGCGATAAAGTGAGGCCCTGGTAAGCCCGAGTTCTTTTGCAGCTTTGCTGATGTTTCCCCCGTGCTTGTCAATCACCCGGCGGATCAGCAGTTTTTCCCTTTCTTCGAGGTTGGTGATATCATCCGATTCATCGGACTGACCACCATCTTCTATCTGCGAGAGGAAGAAGTCCTGCGGCTGAAGGATATTGCTCTCACTGAGGATTACCGCTCTTTCCACAGCATGCTGAAGTTCCCTGATATTGCCCGGCCAGCTGTGTTTTTCCAGCCTTCTGATGGTTGTCGGGTTGATTCTTTTGAGCGGCATTTTATATTTTTTACAGTAGATCACCAGAAAGTGCTCCACCAGTTGCTGGATGTCCTCCAGTCTTTCGCGCAGGGGAGGCAGTAGAATTTCCACGGTATTGATGCGGTACAGCAGGTCCTGACGGAATTTGTTTTCATTCACCATCTGATATAACGGCATATTTGTGGCGCATATCAGCCTTACATCAATCGGTATCTCGCGGTTGGTCCCCAGCCTTACCACTTTCCTGTTCTGAAGCACGCTCAGCAACTTCGACTGCAGGTTAAAGGAAAGGTTTCCGATTTCATCAAGAAAAACAGTCCCTTTATTGGCAGCTTCAAAACGGCCGGCCCGGTCTTCCTTGGCGTCGGTGAAGGCGCCTTTCTTGAATCCGAACAGCTCGCTTTCGAACAGCGTTTCACTGATTGCACCCAGATCAACACTGATAAAAACCTCATCGCGGCGCGATGATGCTTTGTGAATGGCCCGGGCAATCAGTTCCTTGCCTGTTCCGTTTTCTCCGAGAATCAGTACATTGGCTTCTGTTTTGGCCACTTTCTCAACCGTGGCCATCACCTTCTGCATGGCAGGCGATTGGCCGATCAGGTTACCATAAGCCTGATCCTGGTTGGCAATCAGCACTTTTTGTTTGCTCTTCAGGTCTTCAATTTCTTCCTTGTTGTGCCTAACTTTCAGGTTGGCCGTAATGGTGGCCAGCAGTTTTTTATTGTCCCAGGGTTTCAGGATAAAGTTGGTAGCTCCTTCTTTTATGCCCTGCACGGCCAGCTCAATATCACCGTATCCGGTAATAAAAATAACCACCGCCAGGGGGTCAATTTCAATAATTTTATTCAGCCAGTGAAATCCCTCCTTACCACTGGTGGCATCCCTGGAGAAATTCATATCCAGCAGGATAAGATCATAGCTCTCATTCTTCATGATGGCTGGTATGTTCTCCGGATTTTTCTCCGTATGTATAATATTGAAGTGTTGCTTAAGAAAAAGCCTTGCTGCCAGCAGTACATCCTGATCATCATCAACAATCAGGATTTTAGCGTCAATCTTACTCATCAATTGTTTTTTTTTAGTTCTTTGCTTTGGTTATTCCGGCTTTTGAAGAGGAAAGTCCGGTGAAAAACTTCCATTAGAAATTTTGAGCAGGATCGCTTCCCAAACCGGCATGTTACAACAACTGATCCTGATATATTCTGGCGAAACGCAACCGGCAGTTGTCTCGGTTCCTGAATGGCCTGAAACTGACCCGGCAGGTTGCTAAGGTATAAAATGTTCGGAAACGTACATTCAAAAGAACGGCTTTGAACAACAATAAATTGTTAAAATTTTCATAAAATTTTTATTTTACTGATAAATAGTGTGTTATAATTAGTGGCATGGAATTAGTAACACCGGTTTCAGCATAAATGTAATTTATGGACAGGATCATAGAAAAGAAGCGATGGACTCCCGGAAGGATTGCCGCAATAGCGGGAATAGTCATGTTGGTGATACTGGTTTTGTGGGTATTTGTTTTCAGGGACAACCGCAGCAGGCTTTATGTGGAATATAACCAACTCAGTATAGCTGCAGTTGAAAAGAGCAGATTTCAGGAGTTTATCCCTGTTGACGGCATTGTTTTCCCGCGGAATACGGTTTATATTGATGCCGTTCAGGGTGGGATTGTTGAAGAGATTTATGTTGAAGACGGCGCCATTCTTAAGAGAGGGGATCCCATATTAAAGCTCTCTAATGCAAATATGGAGCTGAGTTATATGGATCAGGAAACGCGGATGTATGATGCCATCAACAACCTGGCCAATACCAGGATCAGCCTGGAGCAGTTGAAATACGTCAGACAGAAAGAAATTACTCAGCTTAACTATGATATTGACAGGCTCAAGACGGATTTCAGCCGTAAAGAGCAATTCTATAAGGATAAACTGATTTCCGATAAGGAATTTGAGGATGCCCGCCGCGACTACCAGTATTCACTAAAGCAGCTGGAGATCGCGCTGAACCTGAAAAGGCTTGACTCGATTTCAGGTGTTTCGCAGGGCAGGCAGATTTCTTTGTCGATGGAAAGGATGAATAATAATCTGGCCCTGCTGAAAAAGAATATGGATAATATGACCATTAAATCACCTGTTGATGGTAAGCTTTCATCATTCCTTGTAGAAATAGGGCAAACCAAAGTTTCCGGAGAGCACCTTGGCCAGATTGATATGATGGACGGCATCAAGCTTCGTGCAAACATTGATGAAAGGTATATCTCCCGTGTTTTTACCGGTCAGGAGGCATCCTGTGATATCGGGAACAAAACATACGAGCTTGAAATATCGAAGATCTATACAAATGTTACCGGTGGTACTTTTCAGGTGGATCTTTTGTTTACAGATGAAGAGCCTGTTAAAGTCAAGCGGGGGCAGACCATTCAACTGAAGGTGAAATTTTCAGGAGCCTCCGATGCCCTTATCCTGCGCAGGGGTGGATTTTTTCAGGAAACAGGCGGTAACTGGATTTATGTGCTGGATCCCTCAGAAGAATACGCGGTGAAGCGCAGCATCCGGATAGGCAGGCAGAATGCATCCCATTATGAGGTGCTTGAAGGACTTGAAGCCGGTGAAAAAGTTATTGTTTCGTCATACGATAACTTTAACGCGAAGGAGAAACTAATTTTCAGAAAATAAAATCAGTCAGCAAACGCTCTAAAATTCAAATACTATGCTCAAAACGGTAAATCTCTCCAAAATTTTCAGGACAGACGAAGTAGAAACCACTGCATTGAATAAAGTTTCTTTTGAAATCAAAAAAGGTGAGTTTGTCGCCATCATGGGGCCTTCGGGTTGCGGGAAGTCAACATTGCTTAATATTCTGGGGTTGCTGGATAATCCGACAGAAGGTGAGTATTATTTTCTGGGGAATGAGGTTTCAGGTTTTACCGAGAAGCAGCGTGCCAATACCCGCAAACAGAACATCGGTTTTGTATTTCAGAATTTTAATCTGATCGACGAACTGAATGTATATGAAAATGTTGAATTGCCGTTGATATATCTTGGTCTGAGTTCCTCAGAGCGCAAGCGCAGGGTTGAATCGGCCCTTGAACAGATGCAGATTATGCACCGCCGCAAACATTTCCCGCTTCAATTATCGGGTGGTCAGCAGCAGCGCGTGGCTGTCGCCAGGGCCGTGGTGGCCAATCCGCACCTTATCCTGGCCGATGAGCCTACCGGTAACCTTGATTCGGCGCACGGCGAAGAGGTGATGAACCTGCTGGCCTCGCTCAACCAGAACGGAACTACCATCATAATGGTTACACACTCTCAGCGTGATGCCGAGTATGCGCAGCGCATCATCAGGCTGTTTGACGGACAGGTGATCAATGAGAATATCAAAGCCGGTAGGGTTGAATCCGGAAATTTTTAAAGGCTTTTACTTTAAATTTTGATTTCCCGGCAATCCCTAAATACCTGAACCATGTTTGCCAATTACCTGAAGACTGCTTTGCGCAGCCTGATGCGCCAGAAGAATTACGCCCTGATTAATCTTGCCGGGCTCTCGTTCGGGATTGCAGCTTTTATCCTTATCATGCTGTATGTGCAGCATGAATTGAAATTCGACCATCACCTGAGTAAGCGTGACCGGATTTTCAGGGTGGTTGAAATTCAGAATGAGCCGGGTGTTGGTGAGCAGCATGTAGCCATTACCATGGGCCCGCTTGCCCAGGCAATGCTCAACGATTTTCCCCAGGTAAAGAACGCAGTCAGGCTGATGAGTGCTTTTAATGTGACTGCTGTCAGTCATGGTGAAAAGTCATTCAGGGAAGACCACCTGTATTATGCCGATCCCTCAGTAATCGACATGTTCGATATTTCTTTCATATACGGAGATCCGGCCACCGCGCTGAAGGAGCCACGAAGCGTGATTTTATCAAAAAAAGCTGCGGAAAAGTACTTCGGTGATGCCGCGAAAGCCACAGGAAGTAATCTTTTATTTGACAAGACAGGTTTTACGGTTACCGGGGTTATGGAAGATCAGCCTGAGACTACCCACTTCTTTTTCGATATGCTGATGCCCATCGCCACTGCCGAGGCATTGCCCGGATTTGAATGGATGAAGGGCTGGGGTTCCAATTCGCTGGTTACCTATGTGGAGCTGGACAGGACTTCATCGGCCGAGGAGGTTAACAAGGGATTTGATGATTTTCTGAAGCGGCATGTCTTTAGCCAGGAAGACGGCTGGCAGTACCTCGAAATGTATCTTCAGCCGCTGAACGAAGTGTATTTGAAATCAGGCCATATTAAGTTTCAGAATGTTTCAGCCATGGGCGATGCTTCCATGGTAAATGTTTTTATCGTGATTTCGGTGCTTATCCTGCTGATAGCCTGTGTGAATTTTATCAATATTGCCATTGCGCGTTCCGTTAAGCGCTCACGGGAAGTAGGTATGCGTAAAGTGCTGGGTGCGGGCAGAGGCAGTCTTATCGTTCAGTTTATCAGCGAGTCAGCCATTATTACCCTCACCTCGGTATTGATTGCCATTGGAATCGTTGAACTGGCCCTTCCTGAATTAAATAAAATGCTTGGCACTTCCTTCAGCATAGATTTCATTTCGAATCCCCTGTTTAACGTTGGTTTGCTGTTTCTTCTCGTGCTGATCAGCCTGGTCTCGGGTTCATATCCGGCATTCTACCTTTCGCGCCTGCATCCGATCGCTGTGCTGAGGGGCATTTCGGGGAAGTCAGGTCCGGGCAGCGGTTTACTGAGTAAGATTCTGGTAGTTTTTCAGTTTATTATTTCTGTCGGGCTGTTGCTTGCCGTATTTGTTATTCACGATCAGGTAAATTTTATCAGAAACAAGGATCTGGGCATTCAGTATGTTAACAGATTGTATGTGGACTTTGGCGAAACAGGGTATGAAAAAATCCGGGTTATCAAGCAGGAACTCATGCAGCATCCGGCCATACAACAGGTTTCAGGATGTTCTTATGTGAATGGTGTGGCCGGGAGCCAGGGGCCGGTATTCGTTGATGATTCAGCCAATACCAAGCTTTATGTAAGATATGGCTTTGTGGACGATGATTTTTTCGGCACTATGGACGTTCAGTTTGCCGATGGCCGCAATTTCAATGGTTTACAGTCAGGAGATATCAACAGGGCGGTAATCGTGAACCAGGCTACCATAAACGCGTTGGGGTGGGATAACGCCCTGGGGCGGAAGTTTGTGTTCCCCCAGTCTGCCGATTCTTCAGGGAAGGCTGAAATTA
It includes:
- a CDS encoding ABC transporter permease, whose amino-acid sequence is MFANYLKTALRSLMRQKNYALINLAGLSFGIAAFILIMLYVQHELKFDHHLSKRDRIFRVVEIQNEPGVGEQHVAITMGPLAQAMLNDFPQVKNAVRLMSAFNVTAVSHGEKSFREDHLYYADPSVIDMFDISFIYGDPATALKEPRSVILSKKAAEKYFGDAAKATGSNLLFDKTGFTVTGVMEDQPETTHFFFDMLMPIATAEALPGFEWMKGWGSNSLVTYVELDRTSSAEEVNKGFDDFLKRHVFSQEDGWQYLEMYLQPLNEVYLKSGHIKFQNVSAMGDASMVNVFIVISVLILLIACVNFINIAIARSVKRSREVGMRKVLGAGRGSLIVQFISESAIITLTSVLIAIGIVELALPELNKMLGTSFSIDFISNPLFNVGLLFLLVLISLVSGSYPAFYLSRLHPIAVLRGISGKSGPGSGLLSKILVVFQFIISVGLLLAVFVIHDQVNFIRNKDLGIQYVNRLYVDFGETGYEKIRVIKQELMQHPAIQQVSGCSYVNGVAGSQGPVFVDDSANTKLYVRYGFVDDDFFGTMDVQFADGRNFNGLQSGDINRAVIVNQATINALGWDNALGRKFVFPQSADSSGKAEIIGVVKDYHYYSLRSPIEPAVWIWQPERFKGVVIKYAGSGNKDEIRSFIESKWASVYPGLPVQIMEAPNYLTQNYKGDQTTFTLFIYFTLVSLLLSCLGLFGLTSLLIEQRTRVIGIRKVMGGTVTQITVHLVKDYLLLVLTAGIIALPAGYLLLQKQLDEFAYHISINVIHLIVPVILALLIAFLTIVFKAYKAANANPVIALKYE